The following are from one region of the Thermoflexus sp. genome:
- the rpoC gene encoding DNA-directed RNA polymerase subunit beta' — MEAKEFRALRISLASPEQILSWSYGEVTKPETINYRRLRPEKDGLFCEVIFGPTRDYQCYCGKYKGPRYKGIVCEKCGVEVTRATVRRERMGHITLAAPVAHIWYTRRVPSYLGLLLDISRRNLDRVLYFAQYVITFVDEEARQRALKRLEEDFERERRAIEAKYQKEIEVLLSKVQKLEERERQKLADREARIEEKWDAEVEALMREAQRTQARLEERLGKTIRAPVVFEPTGEVIADAGETVTREHLAVLKRILEEQLNRIKEKEAAERSRALAKTEETLKALREAAEEKIAALKDQAAREVEALRQRVQAERDELVSLAPLQFLGENKYRELKSKWGQVFKAEMGAEAFLEILQRLDLEQMAKELWQEIRQAKSKQRRKKAIKRLQIVRAFLRSGNRPEWMILRVLPVLPPDLRPMVQLDGGRFATSDLNDLYRRVINRNNRLKRLLELGAPDVIIRNEKRMLQEAVDALIDNSQRGKAMSRRGRRELKSLSDMLRGKKGRFRRNLLGKRVDYSGRSVIVVGPQLKLHQCGLPKSMALELYKPFVIAKLIQYNYAANIKGARRLIERQRPEVWEVLEEAIKERPVLLNRAPTLHRLGIQAFEPVLVEGKAIQIHPLVCAAFNADFDGDQMAVHVPLSDMAVWEARNLMLSSKNLLLPANGEPVVGPTKDMVLGCYYLTMTPPNGQTETHKVFMSLEEVELAYHLGKISLHTPIRVYTDTVYDEHGQRYPDGKPRRRLIETTVGRALFNLVLPEGLRFVNETMDKGRLKDLVAQCFQWLGPEATVEMVDRLKDIGFRYATRSGVTIAVADLPIPPAKRDVLARYEALVAEVERQYRRGLLTEEERYNRVIDLWQRATNEIAEAVKQTMSPDNNVAIMALSGATKGGFQPVAQLAGMRGLMADPTGRIIELPIRSNFREGLTTIEYFISTHGARKGLADTALRTADAGYLTRRLVDVAQDVIINAHDCGTRSGIWIRATDDVGGQTMRERIFGRVLAAPVFDPRTGALIADTGVLLDEGLAERIEKAGVQEVYVRSPMTCQLRYGVCALCYGRDLGTGRLVEVGTAVGIIAAQSIGEPGTQLTLRTFHTGGVAGVADITQGLPRVEELFEARRHPKGEGLMADIDGIVHIYRTEEGGRRIRIVKSERKEDLYEIPGNWSIKVEDGQEVVEGQLLASRGDQQITARHSGRVVYQKGEPLKVVYELREEREYEVPATARLLVEEGQRVKAGDALTEGPKNPHRILRLLGREAVQLYLLSELQKVYRSQGVNINDKHFEIIIRKMLSKVQIINPGDTDFLPGDLVDRLILQDINARLVAEGKRPATAQQVLLGITKAALATDSFLSAASFQHTIRVLAGTALEGKIDELRGLKENVIIGRLIPAGTGFRYYAEKRGIEAMSRGGAGPTLAEAVTTAIDL, encoded by the coding sequence GTGGAGGCTAAGGAATTTCGCGCCCTGCGGATCTCGCTGGCATCGCCAGAGCAAATCCTCTCCTGGTCCTACGGCGAGGTGACCAAGCCGGAGACCATCAACTATCGCCGGTTGCGGCCGGAGAAGGATGGTCTGTTCTGTGAGGTGATCTTCGGTCCCACCCGGGATTATCAATGCTACTGCGGCAAGTATAAAGGTCCCCGTTATAAGGGCATTGTCTGCGAGAAATGCGGCGTGGAGGTAACCCGCGCGACAGTGCGCCGCGAGCGGATGGGGCATATTACGCTGGCCGCCCCGGTGGCCCACATCTGGTATACCCGTCGCGTTCCCTCTTACCTGGGGTTGCTGCTTGACATCTCCCGCCGTAACCTGGATCGGGTTCTTTATTTCGCCCAGTATGTGATTACCTTCGTTGACGAGGAGGCCCGGCAGCGGGCTCTGAAGCGCCTGGAGGAGGACTTCGAACGCGAACGCCGCGCCATTGAAGCGAAATACCAGAAAGAAATCGAGGTGCTCCTCTCAAAGGTTCAGAAGCTGGAGGAGCGGGAGCGGCAGAAGCTGGCGGATCGGGAAGCACGCATTGAGGAGAAATGGGATGCCGAAGTAGAAGCACTCATGCGGGAAGCGCAGCGCACTCAGGCCCGGCTGGAGGAACGGCTGGGCAAGACGATCCGCGCTCCTGTTGTCTTCGAGCCTACCGGCGAGGTGATTGCGGACGCCGGGGAGACGGTGACCCGGGAGCATCTGGCTGTCCTGAAGCGGATCCTGGAGGAGCAGCTGAACCGGATTAAGGAGAAGGAGGCGGCGGAGCGCTCCCGGGCTCTGGCGAAAACGGAGGAAACCCTGAAGGCCCTGCGGGAGGCCGCGGAGGAGAAGATCGCTGCTTTGAAGGATCAGGCCGCCCGTGAGGTGGAGGCCCTGCGTCAGCGGGTTCAAGCGGAGCGCGATGAGCTGGTGAGCCTCGCCCCCCTCCAGTTCTTGGGGGAGAACAAGTACCGCGAGTTGAAGAGCAAGTGGGGCCAGGTCTTCAAGGCGGAGATGGGGGCGGAGGCTTTCCTGGAGATCCTGCAGCGCCTGGATCTGGAGCAGATGGCCAAGGAGCTGTGGCAGGAGATCCGGCAGGCCAAATCCAAGCAGCGTCGCAAAAAGGCCATCAAGCGCCTTCAGATTGTCCGCGCCTTCCTGCGAAGCGGCAACCGTCCCGAGTGGATGATCCTGAGGGTCCTGCCGGTCCTCCCGCCGGATTTGCGGCCCATGGTTCAGCTGGACGGCGGGCGCTTTGCCACGTCGGATCTGAACGACCTCTACCGCCGGGTGATCAACCGGAACAACCGTCTGAAGCGCCTGCTGGAGCTGGGTGCCCCTGATGTCATCATCCGCAATGAGAAGCGTATGCTCCAGGAGGCGGTGGATGCCCTCATTGACAACTCGCAGCGGGGCAAGGCGATGTCCCGCCGCGGGCGTCGCGAGCTGAAATCCCTCAGCGATATGCTGCGGGGGAAGAAGGGGCGTTTCCGCCGGAACCTGCTGGGCAAGCGGGTGGATTACTCCGGGCGTTCGGTGATCGTGGTGGGGCCGCAGCTGAAGCTCCACCAGTGCGGTCTCCCCAAGTCCATGGCTCTGGAGCTCTACAAGCCGTTCGTGATCGCCAAGCTCATCCAGTATAACTATGCGGCCAACATCAAGGGCGCCCGACGGCTGATCGAGCGCCAGCGGCCGGAGGTCTGGGAGGTGTTGGAGGAGGCGATCAAGGAACGGCCGGTGCTCCTCAACCGGGCTCCCACCCTCCACCGCCTGGGGATCCAGGCGTTCGAACCGGTGCTGGTGGAGGGCAAGGCGATCCAGATCCACCCGCTGGTGTGTGCGGCCTTCAATGCCGACTTCGACGGGGACCAGATGGCTGTCCACGTCCCGCTTTCCGATATGGCCGTCTGGGAGGCCCGGAACCTGATGCTGTCCAGCAAAAACCTGCTGCTGCCGGCCAACGGTGAGCCGGTGGTCGGCCCCACCAAGGATATGGTGTTGGGCTGCTACTATCTGACGATGACCCCTCCGAACGGCCAGACGGAGACCCACAAAGTCTTTATGAGCCTGGAAGAGGTTGAGCTGGCCTATCATCTGGGCAAGATCTCGCTGCATACCCCGATCCGGGTCTACACGGATACGGTCTACGATGAACACGGCCAGCGGTATCCGGATGGCAAGCCTCGCCGGCGCCTGATTGAGACCACGGTCGGGCGAGCCCTCTTCAATCTGGTGTTGCCTGAGGGGTTGCGCTTTGTGAATGAAACGATGGACAAGGGCCGGCTCAAAGATCTGGTGGCCCAGTGCTTCCAGTGGCTGGGACCGGAGGCCACGGTGGAGATGGTGGACCGGCTGAAGGACATCGGCTTCCGGTATGCCACCCGCTCGGGCGTGACCATCGCTGTGGCTGACCTTCCCATCCCGCCGGCCAAGCGGGATGTGCTGGCCCGTTATGAGGCTCTGGTGGCCGAGGTGGAGCGCCAGTATCGGCGGGGGCTGCTGACGGAGGAGGAGCGCTATAACCGGGTGATCGACTTGTGGCAGCGGGCGACCAATGAGATCGCCGAGGCGGTGAAGCAAACGATGAGCCCGGATAACAACGTGGCGATCATGGCCCTCTCGGGCGCCACCAAGGGCGGCTTCCAGCCGGTGGCGCAGCTGGCCGGGATGCGCGGCCTGATGGCCGACCCCACCGGCCGGATCATCGAGCTTCCGATTCGTTCGAATTTCCGGGAGGGGTTGACCACGATTGAATATTTCATCTCGACGCACGGCGCCCGGAAAGGCCTGGCCGACACGGCTTTGCGCACCGCCGATGCCGGCTACCTGACCCGCCGCCTGGTGGATGTGGCTCAAGATGTGATCATCAATGCCCACGATTGCGGCACTCGCTCTGGCATCTGGATCCGAGCCACCGACGATGTCGGCGGCCAGACCATGCGGGAGCGCATCTTCGGCCGCGTCCTTGCCGCGCCGGTTTTCGATCCCCGGACCGGCGCGCTGATCGCCGATACCGGCGTGCTCCTGGATGAAGGGCTGGCGGAGCGCATTGAGAAGGCGGGCGTCCAGGAGGTGTATGTCCGCTCGCCCATGACCTGTCAGCTGCGCTACGGGGTCTGTGCCCTTTGCTATGGGCGCGATCTCGGGACGGGCCGGCTGGTGGAGGTGGGCACGGCCGTAGGGATCATCGCCGCCCAGTCCATCGGCGAGCCCGGGACCCAGCTGACCCTGCGGACCTTCCACACGGGCGGCGTGGCGGGCGTGGCCGATATCACCCAGGGTCTGCCGCGGGTGGAAGAGCTCTTCGAGGCTCGCCGGCATCCTAAGGGCGAGGGCCTGATGGCGGACATCGATGGCATCGTCCACATCTACCGCACGGAAGAAGGAGGGCGGCGGATTCGCATCGTGAAGAGCGAGCGGAAGGAAGACCTCTATGAGATCCCCGGCAACTGGTCGATCAAGGTGGAGGATGGCCAGGAGGTCGTCGAAGGCCAGCTGCTGGCCAGCCGGGGGGATCAGCAGATCACCGCCAGGCACAGCGGGCGTGTGGTTTACCAGAAGGGCGAGCCGCTGAAGGTGGTCTATGAGCTCCGGGAGGAGCGGGAATATGAGGTGCCCGCCACCGCCCGCTTGCTGGTGGAGGAAGGGCAGCGGGTGAAAGCCGGGGACGCGCTGACCGAGGGGCCCAAGAACCCGCATCGGATCCTGCGGCTGCTGGGGCGTGAGGCCGTGCAGCTCTACCTGCTCAGCGAGCTCCAGAAGGTTTATCGCTCTCAGGGCGTGAACATCAATGACAAGCACTTCGAGATCATCATCCGCAAGATGCTGAGCAAGGTCCAGATCATCAACCCGGGCGACACCGATTTCCTGCCCGGCGATCTGGTGGATCGTCTGATCCTCCAGGACATCAACGCCCGGCTGGTTGCCGAGGGCAAGCGCCCGGCCACCGCCCAGCAGGTCCTGCTCGGCATCACCAAAGCGGCCCTGGCGACGGATTCGTTCCTGTCGGCTGCTTCCTTCCAGCACACCATTCGGGTGCTGGCCGGGACGGCTCTGGAGGGCAAGATCGATGAGCTGCGCGGTTTAAAGGAGAACGTGATCATCGGTCGTCTGATCCCGGCCGGGACCGGGTTCCGGTATTACGCCGAGAAGCGTGGGATAGAGGCCATGTCCCGTGGCGGCGCAGGGCCCACGCTGGCGGAGGCGGTGACCACCGCCATCGACCTCTGA
- the rplT gene encoding 50S ribosomal protein L20: MTRVKSSVTNRRRHKKVLKMVEGQRGSRSRHYRRAHEAMIKSLAYAYRHRRERKRDFRRLWIMRINAAARQNGLSYSRLMAGLRAAGIAINRKILADLAVRDAAAFARLVETARQALGLA, from the coding sequence ATGACTCGTGTGAAAAGCAGCGTCACGAATCGCCGTCGACACAAGAAGGTTCTGAAGATGGTGGAAGGCCAGCGGGGATCCCGCAGCCGGCATTACCGGCGAGCTCACGAGGCGATGATTAAATCCCTCGCTTACGCCTATCGCCATCGGCGGGAGCGCAAACGGGATTTCCGCCGCCTCTGGATTATGCGGATCAATGCCGCAGCCCGTCAGAACGGCCTCTCCTACAGCCGGTTGATGGCTGGGCTGCGGGCCGCCGGGATCGCCATCAATCGCAAGATCCTGGCGGATCTGGCCGTCCGGGATGCGGCCGCCTTCGCCCGGCTGGTCGAAACCGCTCGTCAGGCGCTGGGCCTTGCCTGA
- a CDS encoding YtxH domain-containing protein, with amino-acid sequence MAEREQGGAFGAFLAGFLTGALVGAVAALLFAPRSGEETRRLLQERGIELKTHAEELTTQARSQAEAALMEARRRAEEAAAEARRRAEELRKWLEESRARFEQMMAQR; translated from the coding sequence ATGGCGGAGCGGGAGCAGGGTGGAGCGTTCGGGGCTTTTCTGGCCGGGTTCCTGACCGGGGCCCTGGTGGGCGCCGTGGCGGCCTTGCTGTTTGCGCCCCGCTCAGGCGAGGAGACCCGACGGCTGCTGCAAGAACGGGGGATTGAACTGAAAACGCACGCAGAGGAACTGACGACGCAGGCCCGTTCCCAGGCGGAGGCTGCACTGATGGAGGCCCGCCGACGGGCGGAGGAGGCCGCGGCGGAAGCGCGCCGCCGCGCGGAGGAGCTTCGCAAATGGCTGGAGGAAAGCCGGGCCCGATTTGAGCAAATGATGGCCCAGCGTTAA
- a CDS encoding bL35 family ribosomal protein, which yields MPKIRTHKATAKRLRYTGSGKLVRAKIGRSHLRRKRAKRTKRLYDEMLTVTEPFVYKQVKRLAPYLDKKD from the coding sequence GTGCCCAAGATTCGGACCCACAAGGCGACCGCTAAGCGGCTTCGCTATACCGGGAGCGGGAAGCTGGTGCGCGCGAAGATCGGCCGCAGCCACCTGCGGCGCAAGCGCGCCAAACGCACCAAGCGGCTCTACGATGAGATGCTCACCGTGACCGAGCCCTTCGTTTATAAGCAGGTGAAGCGGCTGGCCCCCTATCTGGACAAGAAAGATTAA
- a CDS encoding DUF2007 domain-containing protein, which translates to MGSTEDWVLVYEAGNLIEGQMVQARLEQEGIPARLRYEAIHTLIASTFHRVEVLVPTEWAEQARELLSPGSLPPLSDRPD; encoded by the coding sequence TTGGGCTCAACGGAGGATTGGGTGCTGGTCTATGAGGCGGGGAACCTGATCGAGGGCCAGATGGTGCAGGCCCGACTGGAGCAGGAAGGAATCCCCGCCCGGCTTCGCTACGAAGCTATTCATACGCTGATCGCGTCCACCTTCCATCGGGTCGAGGTCCTGGTCCCGACCGAGTGGGCGGAGCAGGCCCGAGAGCTGCTGTCGCCAGGATCTCTCCCTCCCCTCTCCGATCGACCCGATTAG
- a CDS encoding TrmH family RNA methyltransferase has product MLRITSPSNEKVKRVRALLEQRKARRVYRQMVLESPRLIDEALHFNAHHPEYRLLFAFYADPTPRAQETLARLQAAGVPCYEVTPAILRMCTEAETPQGVIAVAPIPELPWPASPTFLVLLDRVQEPGNVGAVLRSAAAAGAEGMIIPPGTADPWHPKAVRAAAGAHFVLPVRPASWTEIPSLVKGTTIWLATPGGTHTYLEVDWREPVTLILGGEAAGPGPEAQHLSHRTVRIPMARGMESLNVAVAAALLLYEVARQRGWIP; this is encoded by the coding sequence ATGCTCCGGATCACCAGTCCCTCCAATGAGAAGGTCAAGCGGGTGCGGGCGCTCCTGGAACAGCGGAAAGCTCGTCGCGTCTACCGGCAGATGGTTCTGGAAAGCCCGCGCCTGATCGACGAGGCCCTGCATTTCAACGCCCATCATCCGGAATACCGCCTCCTTTTCGCGTTCTATGCGGATCCCACCCCCCGCGCTCAGGAGACCCTGGCCCGCCTTCAGGCAGCCGGGGTACCCTGTTATGAGGTCACCCCCGCGATCCTTCGGATGTGCACGGAGGCGGAGACCCCCCAGGGGGTGATCGCCGTAGCGCCGATCCCGGAACTTCCCTGGCCCGCCTCGCCGACCTTCCTGGTCCTCCTCGATCGGGTTCAGGAGCCCGGGAATGTGGGCGCTGTGTTGCGCAGCGCGGCGGCGGCGGGAGCGGAAGGGATGATCATCCCGCCGGGAACCGCCGATCCGTGGCATCCGAAGGCGGTGCGGGCGGCCGCGGGCGCCCATTTCGTTCTGCCCGTGCGCCCGGCCTCCTGGACGGAAATCCCTTCTCTCGTGAAGGGCACCACCATCTGGCTCGCGACACCCGGAGGCACGCACACCTACCTGGAGGTCGACTGGCGGGAGCCCGTGACGCTGATCCTGGGGGGTGAAGCGGCAGGCCCCGGGCCGGAGGCGCAACATCTGTCCCATCGCACCGTGCGGATCCCGATGGCGCGGGGGATGGAGTCCCTCAACGTCGCCGTCGCCGCGGCCCTTCTCCTCTATGAGGTTGCCCGCCAGCGGGGATGGATCCCATGA
- the rlmD gene encoding 23S rRNA (uracil(1939)-C(5))-methyltransferase RlmD, with protein sequence MSRIRLILEQMAHGGEAIGRHEGKVVFVPFGIPGETVDIEVVEDRGSYARGRIREVISPSPARREPPCPHFGECGGCHLQHMSYEAQLQFKAEIVRDQLRRIGKIEDPPVRPTIPSPDPLGYRNQVQFSVTPDGRLGFQAMRSHRVVPITRCWIAHPMLQELYEALDIEGLALRRLTLRCGVRTGDRMVIFETEGDELPVLETDLRVSLVLLTEDERIIPLIGLDYLTEEVGGFLFRISASSFFQTNTAIAEQIVHRVVEWADLHGTEAVLDAYCGVGLFTAHLAPFARRVVGIEAHPAAVADAQHNLARFPHVEIRAGTVEAVAPTLEEPFEVLVVDPPRTGCSREALEALLRLAPRRWIYVSCDPATLARDARRILDAGYQLREVQPFDMFPQTYHIETVSLFEKGE encoded by the coding sequence ATGAGCCGGATTCGCTTGATTCTGGAACAAATGGCTCATGGGGGCGAGGCCATCGGCCGTCATGAGGGCAAGGTGGTGTTTGTTCCCTTCGGCATCCCGGGGGAGACCGTGGACATCGAAGTGGTGGAAGATCGGGGCTCCTACGCCCGGGGGCGGATCCGGGAGGTGATCTCCCCCTCCCCGGCGCGAAGGGAGCCCCCCTGCCCCCATTTCGGGGAATGCGGCGGCTGTCATCTCCAGCATATGAGCTACGAGGCCCAGCTGCAATTTAAGGCAGAGATCGTTCGGGATCAGCTGCGCCGGATCGGGAAGATCGAGGACCCGCCGGTGCGTCCCACCATCCCCAGCCCCGATCCTCTGGGTTATCGCAATCAGGTCCAGTTTTCTGTAACCCCCGATGGCCGCCTGGGCTTTCAGGCCATGCGCTCCCATCGGGTGGTCCCCATCACCCGCTGCTGGATCGCCCATCCGATGCTCCAGGAACTGTATGAGGCCCTGGACATCGAGGGGCTGGCCCTGCGGCGGCTCACGCTGCGCTGCGGCGTTCGCACCGGGGATCGAATGGTGATCTTCGAAACCGAGGGGGATGAGCTGCCCGTCCTGGAGACCGACCTGCGGGTCTCCCTGGTCCTGCTCACCGAGGACGAGCGGATCATCCCGCTGATCGGGTTGGACTATCTCACAGAAGAGGTAGGCGGTTTCCTCTTCCGCATCTCGGCCTCCAGCTTCTTCCAGACCAACACCGCGATAGCGGAACAAATCGTCCATCGGGTAGTGGAGTGGGCCGATCTGCATGGGACAGAGGCCGTCCTGGATGCCTATTGCGGGGTCGGGCTGTTCACGGCGCACCTGGCGCCTTTCGCCCGACGGGTGGTCGGCATCGAAGCGCATCCGGCAGCCGTAGCCGACGCCCAGCATAACCTGGCCCGGTTCCCCCACGTCGAGATCCGGGCCGGGACCGTGGAGGCGGTCGCGCCGACACTGGAGGAGCCCTTCGAAGTCCTGGTGGTAGATCCCCCCCGAACCGGATGCTCCCGGGAGGCCCTGGAGGCCCTCCTGCGGCTGGCGCCCCGGCGCTGGATCTACGTTTCCTGCGATCCCGCCACCCTGGCCCGCGACGCCCGCCGGATCCTTGATGCAGGTTACCAATTGCGAGAAGTGCAGCCGTTCGATATGTTCCCACAAACCTATCACATTGAGACCGTATCGCTGTTCGAGAAAGGGGAGTGA
- a CDS encoding molybdopterin biosynthesis protein has translation MGRRIYLEDIPLEEAWARFLRALTEAGLDGPFPGERVPLDQALGRITAEPIWARLSVPPYPAAAMDGFALRAQDTIGATETQPRVLLVHPADAGGGACYVDTGDPLPPWADAVVPVEQVQFDAEAPERATQITLYQPVAPWANVRPVAEDIAAAELVLPANHRLRPVDLGVIAACGYADVCVRRQPRVAILPTGTELIPPEQAATRGVRPGEIIEFNSLVLSAQIREWGGLATRFPIIPDDFERLLEATQEAARTHDLVLINAGSSAGREDFTARVVSTLGTLLVHGVAVRPGHPVILGMLQVDGRSIPVIGVPGFPVSAALTGEIFVEPLLARWLGRPPSRRPRLSAVLTRKLLSPLGDEEWVRVTVGRVGERYVAAPLPRGAGVLSSLVRADGILRIPRFVEGYDQGQVVSIELYTRIEEIEGTVLAIGSHDMALDLMAQFLAERYPGRRLQSANAGSLGGLIALRRGECHLAGSHLLDPESGEYNLPYVRRYLAGIPVAVVTLAHREQGLIVARGNPKGIRDLRDLARPDVRFVNRQRGAGTRILLDYHLQRLGIDPRAIPGYEREELTHLAVAAAVASGRADVGLGIRAAAAAMGLEFIPLALERYDLVIPLALYEDPWLQPVLELLHEARFQAAVAALPGYDVREMGREVARFAGS, from the coding sequence ATGGGCCGTCGGATCTATCTGGAAGATATCCCTCTGGAGGAAGCCTGGGCGCGCTTCCTTCGAGCGCTGACAGAGGCCGGCCTGGATGGGCCGTTCCCAGGGGAGCGGGTTCCCCTGGATCAGGCGCTGGGGCGGATCACGGCGGAACCCATCTGGGCCCGGCTGTCAGTCCCTCCCTATCCGGCTGCGGCGATGGATGGGTTCGCCCTCCGCGCTCAGGATACGATAGGCGCCACCGAAACTCAGCCGCGGGTGTTGCTCGTCCACCCGGCCGATGCCGGGGGGGGAGCCTGTTATGTGGATACCGGGGATCCCCTTCCGCCCTGGGCGGACGCGGTGGTCCCGGTGGAGCAGGTGCAATTCGACGCAGAAGCCCCTGAGCGGGCCACTCAAATCACCCTGTATCAACCGGTCGCCCCCTGGGCCAATGTCCGCCCGGTCGCTGAGGATATCGCCGCGGCCGAGCTGGTGCTGCCCGCCAACCATCGTCTGCGGCCCGTGGATCTGGGCGTCATTGCAGCATGTGGTTATGCGGATGTCTGCGTGCGCCGTCAGCCCCGGGTGGCGATCCTGCCCACCGGGACGGAGCTGATCCCCCCCGAACAGGCGGCGACGCGAGGGGTGCGGCCGGGGGAGATCATCGAGTTCAACTCCCTGGTGCTGTCCGCTCAGATCCGCGAGTGGGGCGGGCTCGCCACCCGTTTCCCGATCATCCCCGACGACTTCGAACGTCTCCTCGAAGCCACCCAGGAAGCGGCTCGCACCCATGATCTGGTCCTCATCAACGCTGGCTCCTCCGCGGGGCGCGAGGATTTCACCGCCCGGGTCGTCTCCACCCTGGGCACCCTCCTGGTCCACGGGGTGGCGGTGCGCCCAGGCCACCCGGTGATCCTGGGAATGCTCCAGGTGGATGGGCGGTCCATCCCAGTCATTGGGGTTCCAGGGTTCCCGGTCTCCGCAGCCCTGACCGGGGAGATCTTCGTGGAACCGCTGCTCGCCCGCTGGCTGGGCCGCCCGCCCTCGCGGCGACCGCGCCTTTCCGCCGTGCTCACCCGCAAGCTGCTCTCCCCGCTGGGAGATGAGGAGTGGGTTCGGGTGACCGTGGGACGGGTGGGCGAGCGCTATGTGGCGGCGCCCCTCCCCCGCGGAGCAGGAGTCCTGTCCTCGCTAGTGCGAGCGGATGGGATCCTGCGGATCCCCCGATTCGTGGAAGGATATGATCAGGGCCAGGTGGTTTCCATTGAACTTTACACCCGCATAGAGGAGATCGAAGGCACCGTCCTGGCCATCGGCAGCCATGATATGGCCCTGGATCTGATGGCCCAGTTTCTGGCGGAACGGTATCCCGGCCGGAGGCTCCAGAGCGCGAACGCGGGCAGTCTGGGAGGCCTGATCGCCCTCCGTCGAGGAGAATGCCATCTGGCCGGGTCCCACCTGCTGGATCCCGAAAGCGGCGAATATAATTTGCCCTATGTCCGCCGATATCTCGCGGGGATCCCGGTGGCAGTGGTCACCCTGGCGCACCGGGAGCAGGGTCTGATCGTCGCTCGGGGAAACCCCAAGGGGATCCGGGATCTGCGGGATCTCGCCCGGCCGGATGTGCGGTTCGTGAACCGCCAGCGGGGAGCGGGAACTCGGATCCTCCTGGATTATCACCTCCAGCGTCTGGGCATCGACCCCCGGGCGATCCCGGGCTACGAACGGGAGGAGCTCACCCATCTGGCCGTAGCAGCGGCGGTCGCCAGCGGCCGGGCAGATGTCGGCCTGGGGATCCGCGCGGCGGCCGCGGCGATGGGGCTTGAGTTCATCCCCCTGGCCCTCGAGCGTTACGACCTGGTAATCCCGCTGGCCCTCTATGAGGATCCCTGGCTCCAGCCGGTGCTGGAACTCCTGCACGAGGCCCGTTTCCAGGCCGCGGTGGCCGCCCTGCCCGGGTATGATGTCCGGGAAATGGGACGGGAAGTGGCCCGATTCGCTGGATCGTAA
- the infC gene encoding translation initiation factor IF-3 — MSARKYRVNEAIRARQVRLIGPDGKQIGVVSLMEALAAARQYGLDLVEVAPQADPPVCRIMDYGKFLYEQAKKEREARKALKQIVVKEIRLRPTTDPHHVGFKVRDARRFLNDGNKVKVQVRMRGREMMHLQLATEMLQRFAEQVADVGMVETPPSMEGQSMVMVLAPLRRKGGQPAERKAESSPEVIEGAQDSDPQGDR, encoded by the coding sequence ATTTCCGCGCGGAAATATCGTGTCAATGAGGCAATCCGGGCGCGCCAGGTCCGGTTGATCGGCCCGGATGGAAAGCAGATCGGTGTGGTTTCCTTGATGGAGGCGCTCGCTGCGGCGCGCCAGTATGGCCTGGATCTGGTGGAGGTCGCCCCCCAGGCCGACCCGCCGGTCTGCCGCATCATGGATTACGGCAAGTTCCTCTACGAGCAGGCGAAGAAAGAACGGGAGGCCCGTAAGGCGCTGAAACAGATTGTCGTGAAAGAGATCCGCCTGCGGCCCACCACGGATCCCCACCATGTTGGATTCAAGGTGCGGGATGCCCGGCGTTTTCTCAACGATGGCAACAAGGTCAAGGTCCAGGTTCGGATGCGGGGGCGCGAGATGATGCACCTGCAGCTGGCCACGGAGATGCTCCAGCGTTTCGCGGAGCAGGTGGCCGATGTGGGAATGGTGGAGACCCCACCCAGTATGGAGGGCCAGAGCATGGTGATGGTGCTGGCCCCCCTGCGTCGGAAGGGAGGGCAGCCGGCGGAACGGAAAGCGGAATCCAGCCCGGAGGTGATCGAAGGTGCCCAAGATTCGGACCCACAAGGCGACCGCTAA